In one Bacillus sp. PK3_68 genomic region, the following are encoded:
- a CDS encoding class I SAM-dependent RNA methyltransferase produces the protein MSTYTLMATAAMGLESVVANEVKNLGYECRTENGKVIFQGDESAIARCNMWLRTADRLKIIVGEFKATTFDQLFEATKALPWEQYLPKEAEFPVQGKSVKSTLFSVSDCQAIVKKAIVERLRSKYKIQTWLQETGPLFKIEVSLLKDKATLTIDTSGAGLHKRGYRIAQGGAPLKETLAAALIQLTNWQPDRPFVDPFCGSGTIPIEAALIGQNIAPGFNREFISEDWHWMGDDVWENARIEAEDVANYDQPLDIRGSDIDHRMVEVAQKNAFEAGLADLIQFKQMNVKDFSSSKEYGVIVGNPPYGERLGDRPEVEAMYREMGQAFASYDTWSVYMLTSHEGFEEFYGKKATKKRKLFNGFIRTDYYQYWGKRPPRKND, from the coding sequence ATGTCAACCTATACATTAATGGCTACAGCGGCAATGGGTCTGGAATCAGTTGTAGCAAACGAAGTGAAAAATCTTGGCTATGAGTGCCGGACAGAGAATGGAAAAGTAATTTTCCAAGGAGACGAATCAGCTATTGCCCGCTGTAATATGTGGCTGCGAACGGCAGACCGCTTGAAAATTATTGTTGGTGAATTCAAAGCAACTACGTTTGACCAGCTGTTTGAAGCAACGAAGGCTTTGCCGTGGGAACAATATTTACCAAAAGAAGCAGAGTTTCCGGTACAGGGGAAGTCTGTGAAATCGACTTTATTCAGTGTTTCTGATTGCCAAGCCATTGTCAAAAAAGCAATCGTTGAACGGTTGAGAAGTAAGTATAAAATCCAAACATGGCTGCAGGAGACAGGGCCTTTGTTCAAAATCGAAGTATCTTTGTTAAAAGATAAAGCAACATTAACGATTGATACGAGTGGAGCTGGCCTGCATAAAAGGGGATACCGAATTGCCCAGGGAGGTGCCCCATTAAAGGAAACGCTAGCAGCTGCTCTGATTCAGTTAACGAACTGGCAGCCTGATCGGCCGTTTGTCGATCCGTTTTGCGGCTCAGGAACCATTCCGATAGAGGCGGCTTTAATTGGCCAGAATATCGCTCCGGGCTTTAACCGGGAATTTATTTCTGAAGACTGGCATTGGATGGGCGACGATGTGTGGGAGAATGCCAGAATTGAGGCCGAGGATGTAGCAAACTACGATCAGCCACTTGATATTAGAGGCTCAGATATTGATCACCGAATGGTGGAAGTGGCTCAAAAAAATGCGTTTGAAGCAGGACTTGCCGATTTGATCCAATTTAAGCAAATGAATGTAAAAGATTTCTCCTCATCAAAAGAGTACGGAGTGATCGTTGGAAATCCCCCTTATGGTGAGCGTCTCGGAGACCGGCCGGAAGTAGAAGCAATGTACCGGGAAATGGGTCAAGCGTTCGCTAGTTATGATACGTGGTCAGTGTATATGTTAACGTCGCATGAAGGATTTGAGGAATTTTATGGTAAGAAGGCGACAAAAAAGCGGAAGCTGTTCAATGGATTTATCCGAACGGATTATTATCAATATTGGGGGAAACGTCCGCCAAGAAAAAATGATTAA
- a CDS encoding xanthine phosphoribosyltransferase codes for MKSLQEKIVREGRVLSDQVLKVDSFLNHQIDPKLMKEIGEEFVRRFSGEKITKILTIESSGIAPSVMAGLVLDVPVVFARKRKSLTLTQDLYTADVYSFTKQETNPIAVSKSFITNEDHLLIIDDFLANGQAALGLLEIAEQAGATVAGIGIVIEKAFQDGGNLLREKNVRVESLARVQSLENGKVTFAEGALV; via the coding sequence GTGAAGAGTTTGCAAGAAAAGATTGTAAGAGAAGGCAGAGTACTTTCAGATCAAGTATTAAAGGTGGATTCCTTTTTAAATCATCAAATTGACCCTAAGTTAATGAAGGAGATTGGTGAAGAGTTTGTTCGTCGCTTTTCTGGTGAAAAGATCACAAAGATTTTGACGATCGAATCAAGCGGGATTGCGCCAAGTGTCATGGCTGGTCTTGTGCTCGATGTACCAGTTGTTTTTGCGAGAAAGCGTAAATCCCTTACGTTAACACAGGACCTCTATACAGCAGACGTCTATTCCTTTACAAAGCAAGAAACAAATCCGATTGCTGTCTCAAAGTCCTTTATAACGAATGAGGATCATCTATTAATTATTGATGATTTTCTTGCTAATGGACAAGCCGCTTTAGGCTTATTAGAAATCGCTGAACAAGCCGGCGCTACTGTTGCAGGCATTGGCATAGTCATTGAAAAAGCTTTCCAAGACGGCGGCAACCTGCTCCGTGAAAAGAATGTAAGGGTGGAGTCCCTTGCCAGAGTACAGTCGCTTGAAAATGGCAAAGTGACCT
- a CDS encoding cytochrome c oxidase assembly protein, whose protein sequence is MIGKVVSDANWFQLWGVGYLVVLGLLSFLYARLASSSKYTFKRMQRFYFYSALILFYLFVGSPFAAIAAEDLFSAHVVEIMVMLFVVPPLFVLGLPKEWLRSFFWSYRMRFALKVFTHPWVTALLFNLLLSAYLAPAIFNFLQKHAILLGITQVVMLGAAFLMWWTIISPLPEINRLSESIRVMYVFVASLLLLPIGIFLLVADSPFYTVYTQGQQLLPNLTALQDQQLAGGMLKGIQLASYGIALFLLISKWAKREEEPDDDFPFHPGQALNHPIKK, encoded by the coding sequence GTGATCGGAAAAGTTGTTTCTGATGCTAATTGGTTTCAGCTATGGGGAGTCGGCTACCTTGTTGTCTTAGGATTGTTGTCTTTTCTGTATGCAAGGTTAGCTTCTTCTAGCAAATATACCTTTAAACGGATGCAGCGATTTTATTTTTATTCAGCCTTGATTTTGTTTTATCTCTTTGTGGGCAGTCCGTTTGCTGCCATTGCGGCAGAGGACTTATTCAGTGCCCATGTTGTCGAAATAATGGTTATGTTATTTGTCGTGCCGCCGCTTTTTGTTTTAGGCCTGCCGAAAGAATGGTTGCGGTCTTTCTTCTGGTCTTATCGGATGAGATTTGCGTTAAAGGTGTTTACTCATCCATGGGTAACGGCCTTATTATTTAATTTGCTGCTGTCTGCTTATCTGGCTCCGGCAATTTTTAATTTTTTACAAAAACATGCGATTCTTTTAGGAATCACTCAGGTGGTTATGCTAGGAGCTGCTTTTTTAATGTGGTGGACCATAATTTCGCCTTTGCCCGAGATTAACCGTCTATCTGAATCTATACGGGTGATGTATGTGTTTGTCGCTTCTTTGCTGTTGCTGCCGATCGGAATTTTTTTGCTGGTTGCTGATAGTCCTTTCTATACTGTATATACGCAAGGCCAACAGCTGTTACCTAATTTAACAGCTCTTCAAGATCAACAGCTAGCCGGAGGGATGTTAAAAGGAATCCAGCTAGCCTCTTATGGCATTGCTCTTTTCCTTCTTATTTCTAAATGGGCAAAGAGAGAGGAAGAGCCGGATGATGACTTTCCGTTCCATCCGGGACAAGCCCTAAATCATCCAATCAAAAAATAA